The Halostagnicola larsenii XH-48 region GACAGGAAGACGCCTACGAGCGGGTCAAGGCCGTCACCCGCGGGAAGGACGTCTCGCTCGAGGACTTTCAGGACATGTTCGACGAACTCGACGTGGACGAGGACGTTCGCGAGGAACTCCACGCGCTGACGCCGGCGGGGTACACCGGCATCGCCGACGATCTGGTCGACGACGTTCCGAAGTAGTCCGGATTCCCGGTCTGCAGACCCGTCTGGCTTCTCTCGAAGTGACCGCTACTCGAACAGTTACTGCCTAATTTCGCTCGAGCGTCTGCAGTCTGTTTTTCTTCGAGCCGTCCGCATGTTTATAGCCAATCATGTAGAACTCTCTGTCATACCATGCTATACCATCACGGGGAGCAGGTCGAACACATGGGAGTGCTCCCGTCGATGTCTGCAGACCGGTACGGTGACAAGACGGCGTTCTCGTTCATGGGGACCGAGCAGTCCTACGCCGAACTCGAGACGCGGTCGAACGAGGTCGCGAACGTGCTGGTCGACCACGGCGTCGAATCGGGCGACCGGGTCGGCCTATTCATTCCGAACACGATGCAGTTTCCGGCGGCGTACTTCGGCGTGATCAAGGCCGGAGCCGTCGCGACGCCGCTCAACCTGCGGATGGATCCCGAGACGCTGACGTATATCCTCGACGACGCGGGGGCGGACGTCCTCATCGGGTCGGCGCTCCTCGCGGACGAGGCTCAGGAACTGGCGGCTGCGGCGGGTATCGAGACGCTGTTTCTCCCCGGAGTCGACGACGCCGAGCGGGGGATCGTCAACTACTCGCACGCGCTGATGGAGGCCGACGACGAGTTCGAGCGGGTCGAACGCGAGTACGGCGACATCGCCGCCCAGCCTTACACCAGCGGCACGACAGGTCGACCGAAGGGCGTGATGCTCTCGCATCGCAATCTCCTGGCGACGGTCGAGAGCTACAGTCAGGGCGGACTCGACGTCGGTCCCGATGACACACTGTTGCTCGTCCTCCCGCTCTTTCACATCTACGGGCTCAACGCCCTGCTGGGTTCGTACGTCTACGCCGGATCGAAGATGGTTCTCCAACCCAAGCCCGAGCCGAAGAACATGCTCCGCGCCATCGAGGACCATCGGGTGACGAAGTTCTCCGGCGTCCCCGCGATGTACACCATGTTGTTTCGCGAGTACCGAGAGGACCCCGACGCGTACGACCTCTCCTCGCTCGAGCACGTCACCTGCGCGGCGGCACCGCTCGCGGAGGACGTCCGCCGGACGATCGAAGACGCCTGGGAAACGCCGGTCCTCGAGGGCTGGGGGATGACCGAAACCTCCCCCGCGGGAACGCTCGAGCCCGCCATCGCCATCCACAAGGAGGCGGGGTGTATCGGTCCCCCTCTCCCGGGAATCGACCTCAAGATCGTCGATCCGGCGACGAGAGAGACGATCGTCGGCCCGGCGGACCTCGAGCCCACGCCGAGCGACGAAATCGAGTTCGACGACGAGGAGGCGGTGACCGGCGAACTCGCGATTCGCGGCGACAACGTCTTCGAGGGCTACTACAACCGCCCGGAGAAGACCGCCAAGGTTCTCGACGACGAGGGCTGGTTCTACACCGAAGACATCGCCCGCGTCGACGCGGACGGCTACTTCTGGATGGTCGACCGCGCCGACGACATGATCATTGCGGGCGGGGAGAACGTCTATCCCGCGGAAGTCGAATCCGCGCTCTACGAACACCCCGACGTGGCCGAGGCAGCCGTCGTCGCGGCTCCCCACGAGGTCAAAGGCGAAGCTCCGGTCGGCTACGTCGTCCTCGAGGAAGGTGCCGACCTGACGGAACGAGAGCTACGGGAGTTCTCGCTCGATTACGTCGCGACCTACGCCCATCCGCGGCGGATCTTCACCGTCGACGAACTCCCCCGCAGCGCGACTCAGAAGGTCCAACGCTACAAACTCGAGGAAGACGTCGCCGAGCGTCTGGACGAACCGCTCGAGTCGGGGACCGGCGACTTGTAGCCCGCCACTACAATTGGTCTGTAAAAGGCAGGTCATCACGGTCGATTCGATCGAGTCTGGTCGGAACGATTCGACCGATGCGGGTGAAAAGCAGTATCGTCGAGGCGAACAACAGTCCGATAATCGAGAGGACGACGCCGTCGGGGATGGCGAATGCATCGTCGGCAGAAGCGACGACGGAGCTCACGGCCAGGGCCGTGAGCGTTCCGTAGTAGGCGCTCTCACCGGCGACGAGCGGTCGGGCTGGCCGCTCGGATTCCGCGTTCGAGTCGTCCGAACTGCGCGGCGAAACCTCGAAGTACGGTCGGAACAGTTCCAGGTGCGTACCCGGACTGATGACCCCACGGGACTGATCGTAGTCGATCACGTCGTTTTTGTCGAGTTTCGGCAGGTGCGACTGGTAGAGCGGGATGTAGACACGCTGGCGTTCGGTCGAACGTAACTGTTCAACGGTCGTCTCGTGTTCCCGGGCAGCGACGTGTTCTGCGACCTCGCGCATCTTGACCGGTCCGTTCGCCTCGAGGAGGTACCGAATCGTCTCCCGTCGCCGGCTCGTTTGCAGGAGATGAAAGATGGCGTCTCGCGAGAGCGGACTCGTCGCGGTTGCGTTCGGATGGCTTGGGTTCGCCTCCTCGGGAGTCCTCGGCCGGTCTGTCTGGAGGGTCATACTCGAACTGGATACTCCCTGGGAATCACGTAAGCTTTCTCATGTCAGAAGTAATAATTATCGTGAGCGTTCGGGTAGGTATGAAAACATATCCTCGGTGTGCAATGTCGCTCGAGAAATCGAGCGCGGGTACCGCATCGGTCTCACTCGAGAGTCGGTCGGCGTCCAACTAGTCCGCAGTCGGAGAGGGCGGCGTGTCGACGACGCCCTCCGTCCAGGTGCCTCGGAAGAACCAGAGGCCCGCAATAATGACGCTCACCACGTTCGAGATGGCCATCGCGTACCAGACGCCGGCTTCGCCGATTCCTGCCCACTGAATCAGCCCGTAGGCGACCGGGATCTGGATGATCCACAGCGAGAGAATTGAGAATCCCATGGCGATTCGCGTGCTCCCGCTGCCCCGGAACGCCCCCATCAGGATCTGGAAGACCCCGAGGAACGCGAACGTCGGGCCGACGATCATGAGGAAGTCGGCACCCATCCGGATAACCTCCGCCGATTCGTCGCCGGTCAGGAAGACGTCGATAATCTCCGTTGCGAACGCGTAGACGCCGACGCTCATCGCCGCGAACGCCCCGCCGATGATCCCCGCGTTCAACAGAACGCCGCGGCGGGCGCGGTCGGTCTGCTTTGCTCCGAGATTCTGGCCAACGACGACCTCGGTCGCCTGCGCGATCCCAAGCGAGAGGAGGGTGAATACCGCGTACACGCGACTGCCGACGCCGAAGGCCGCGACGGCGTCCGAACCGGCGATGGCCACCAGCGCCGTCAGGACCGTTAGGCCGAGCGCTCGAGTGCTCTGTTCGATCCCGGCGGGAATGCCGAGGCGAACGATCGTTTTCACGGTCTCGAGTTTCAGGCGGAACTGCGAGAGCGACGGGCGAATTCCCAGTTGGCCCGAGAACAGCAGCCAGACGCCGACGACCGCGCCGACTGCGCGGCTGAACACCGTCGCGATAGCAGCGCCTTCCACCCCGAGACCGGCAAATCCGGTCATCGAGTACAGCGACGACTCGAGGGCTTCAAATCCGAGCGCGCCGAACAGCGGGTTCCCTTCGAATCCGAGGATAAGGAACGGGTCGAGGACGACGTTGAGGACGACGCTGATGGTCATCAGATAAAGCGGCGTCCGCGTATCGCCCCAGCCGCGCAACAGCGCCTGAAACATGAAGAACGCGAAGACGGTCACCGTCCCGATGAACCAGGCGCGCGTGTAATCGACGGCCATTCCGTGGACCGCGCTTCCGGCCTCGGCACCGACGAGCGTGAGCAACTGCGGCGCGAAGATGTAGCCGACGATCGAAGCTATCAGCGAGACGAGCAGGACGAACGACATCGTCTGTCCGACCACGTGATCGACCTGCTCGTCGTTGTCCGCACCCTTGTGCTGGGCGATCAGGATAGTCCCGGCGACCGTAAATCCGCCGCCGATACTGATGACCAGAAAGATGATCGGGAACGCAAAGGAGATTGCGGCGACGGCGTCAGCGCCAATGCGGCCGACCCAGAACGTATCCGCGATGTTGTACGCGACCTGAAGCAACTGCGTCAGGATGAGCGGAATCGCGAGAAAGACGATCGGCTTCAACAACTCTCCGGTGGTCACGTCGACGGACCGGTCTTCGCCGGCCGCGCTCATTTTCCACCCGTCAACTGGCGGGCGTCCGCAGGCCGCTCTCTCGAGCGGAACACGGCGTCGATACGATCGGGGAGGACGTTCTGTTCGAGCGGCCGATCAGAGTCCCTCGGCCAGCGTCGATTCAGCGATTGCCACATAGTAACTGACTAGTCAGTCAGTCCGTATAGGCGTTTCGTGAGTGTGGGTTGCGGAAACAAAGATATCGAGTACCACGGCCACAGAACCAGAATCTCGGGAAACGAGGCCACCCCTTCAAAAACGCGTCCGTCTGACTGACGACCGAACCGTCGAAAATAGCGACAAAACCCGATCTATTCGGTGAGCGGGAGGAAAATCCCGAACACGAACGGCGAGAAGAAGCCGACGAGAAGACCGATGATCGAAAGAGCATACAGGAGCGTGTCTTCCCAGGCGGGGAGGCCGCCGAAGTACGTCTGGCCGACGAATTCGCCGCCGACGCCGATTACGAGCAAACTAAGACCGAGGAAGAACCCGGCTTTGGTCAGAAAGGGATAATCGAGTTTTCCGTAGCGTCCCATACGACCGGCTACTCGTGTGGAAGTAATAGGTTTACGGAAGACTGCAGAATCAGCTGATAAGTCGATCGATGGCCTACTCGAGTGTTTGTGCGGCCCGATCAGCTGAGGAGATTCTCGAGCGTCTCGCAGGTCGCCGCGGCCGCTCGCTCGATGTCGGAGAGGCGAACGTAC contains the following coding sequences:
- a CDS encoding class I adenylate-forming enzyme family protein, yielding MLYHHGEQVEHMGVLPSMSADRYGDKTAFSFMGTEQSYAELETRSNEVANVLVDHGVESGDRVGLFIPNTMQFPAAYFGVIKAGAVATPLNLRMDPETLTYILDDAGADVLIGSALLADEAQELAAAAGIETLFLPGVDDAERGIVNYSHALMEADDEFERVEREYGDIAAQPYTSGTTGRPKGVMLSHRNLLATVESYSQGGLDVGPDDTLLLVLPLFHIYGLNALLGSYVYAGSKMVLQPKPEPKNMLRAIEDHRVTKFSGVPAMYTMLFREYREDPDAYDLSSLEHVTCAAAPLAEDVRRTIEDAWETPVLEGWGMTETSPAGTLEPAIAIHKEAGCIGPPLPGIDLKIVDPATRETIVGPADLEPTPSDEIEFDDEEAVTGELAIRGDNVFEGYYNRPEKTAKVLDDEGWFYTEDIARVDADGYFWMVDRADDMIIAGGENVYPAEVESALYEHPDVAEAAVVAAPHEVKGEAPVGYVVLEEGADLTERELREFSLDYVATYAHPRRIFTVDELPRSATQKVQRYKLEEDVAERLDEPLESGTGDL
- a CDS encoding DUF7344 domain-containing protein, which encodes MTLQTDRPRTPEEANPSHPNATATSPLSRDAIFHLLQTSRRRETIRYLLEANGPVKMREVAEHVAAREHETTVEQLRSTERQRVYIPLYQSHLPKLDKNDVIDYDQSRGVISPGTHLELFRPYFEVSPRSSDDSNAESERPARPLVAGESAYYGTLTALAVSSVVASADDAFAIPDGVVLSIIGLLFASTILLFTRIGRIVPTRLDRIDRDDLPFTDQL
- a CDS encoding MATE family efflux transporter, which encodes MSAAGEDRSVDVTTGELLKPIVFLAIPLILTQLLQVAYNIADTFWVGRIGADAVAAISFAFPIIFLVISIGGGFTVAGTILIAQHKGADNDEQVDHVVGQTMSFVLLVSLIASIVGYIFAPQLLTLVGAEAGSAVHGMAVDYTRAWFIGTVTVFAFFMFQALLRGWGDTRTPLYLMTISVVLNVVLDPFLILGFEGNPLFGALGFEALESSLYSMTGFAGLGVEGAAIATVFSRAVGAVVGVWLLFSGQLGIRPSLSQFRLKLETVKTIVRLGIPAGIEQSTRALGLTVLTALVAIAGSDAVAAFGVGSRVYAVFTLLSLGIAQATEVVVGQNLGAKQTDRARRGVLLNAGIIGGAFAAMSVGVYAFATEIIDVFLTGDESAEVIRMGADFLMIVGPTFAFLGVFQILMGAFRGSGSTRIAMGFSILSLWIIQIPVAYGLIQWAGIGEAGVWYAMAISNVVSVIIAGLWFFRGTWTEGVVDTPPSPTAD
- a CDS encoding DUF7860 family protein — encoded protein: MGRYGKLDYPFLTKAGFFLGLSLLVIGVGGEFVGQTYFGGLPAWEDTLLYALSIIGLLVGFFSPFVFGIFLPLTE